A section of the Ochotona princeps isolate mOchPri1 chromosome 19, mOchPri1.hap1, whole genome shotgun sequence genome encodes:
- the LOC101519035 gene encoding olfactory receptor 2M4-like translates to MPWVNHTFNPTFILLGIFDHSLTHTFLFTLVLAIFLVALMGNSAMVLLICVDTQLHTPMYILLSQLSLMDLMLICTTVPKMAFNYLSGRRTISLAGCGTQIFFYVSLLGVECFLLAAMSYDRYVAICQPLRYPILMSHKVCGLLAAASWLLGSLDGLIVLVATLLFSYCGSLEIHHFFCDVAALLPLSCTDTSAFETLLFICCVVMLIFPVTVIIISYSHVLGAVLRMGSTEGRHKALATCSSHLSVVGLYYGAAMFMYMRPASSHTPDEDKMVSTFYTILTPMLNPLIYSLRNREVARALKKLLRKGKTA, encoded by the coding sequence ATGCCGTGGGTAAATCATACTTTTAACCCCACCTTCATCCTGCTGGGGATCTTCGACCACAGCCTCACCCACACCTTCCTCTTCACACTCGTCCTGGCCATCTTCTTGGTGGCCCTGATGGGGAACTCGGCCATGGTCCTCCTCATCTGCGTGGACACCCAGCTGCACACACCCATGTACATCCTGCTCAGCCAGCTCTCCCTCATGGACCTCATGCTCATCTGCACCACTGTGCCCAAGATGGCCTTCAACTACCTGTCCGGGAGGAGAACCATCTCACTGGCCGGCTGTGGAACCCAGATATTCTTCTATGTCTCACTGCTAGGAGTGGAATGCTTCCTGTTGGCAGCCATGTCCtatgaccgctatgtggccatTTGCCAGCCCTTGAGGTACCCGATTCTCATGAGCCACAAAGTGTGTGGGCTCCTGGCAGCTGCATCCTGGTTGTTGGGCTCGCTGGATGGCCTCATTGTACTGGTGGCCACCCTGTTGTTCTCTTACTGTGGCTCCCTGGAGATTCACCACTTTTTCTGTGATGtggctgccctcctgcctctgtCATGCACAGACACATCTGCGTTTGAAACACTGCTCTTCATCTGTTGTGTGGTGATGTTGATCTTCCCAGTGACTGTCATCATCATCTCCTATTCCCACGTGCTCGGGGCTGTCCTTCGCATGGGCTCCACTGAAGGCCGCCACAAAGCCCTCgccacctgctcctcccacctgTCTGTGGTAGGACTTTACTACGGGGCCGCCATGTTCATGTACATGAGACCCGCCTCTAGTCACACTCCGGACGAGGACAAGATGGTGTCGACCTTCTACACCATCCTgacccccatgctgaaccccctcatctacagcctgaggaacaggGAAGTGGCCAGGGCTCTTAAGAAGCTGTTGAGGAAGGGAAAGACTGCATAA